TGAAAAGGTAAGTAGCATTATTAATAATTTATTAAATAAAAATTGTATAAGTCAAACAGGAAGTACAATATTCGGTTTTAGCGTTAATTGTAACCTTCTAAACGTTAACCTTGGGCTAATAGATGATTATCTTCTAGGGAGAGCGTTTTTGGTTACTGATTTCTCTAAGAACGAAGAAATAAAAAGGATTATTTTACATCTGATAAAGAAAGTGAATCTCGAGTTTTTACACCATTATATAGACCTTAAATCATTACCCAAATCATTCTTATTCTCTTTATCATACATTTTTGGTTATATTGAAAACTACAAAGATTATAGTTATATTATTAAGGAATTAAATAAAAATCCACCTAAATTCAATACTAGAGTATTATTGCAAGACCAATACCTTAAACATCTTATAGGTTTATTATTGAAGGGAAAAGAACTTTTTAAAGATAAAAACGCTAAATTAGCAGATTTTAAGAAAGATATTAGTAGCTTCCTAAAAAATGTGATTCCGCGTGAGAAATATAAGATGCTTATTGATTCGAATATGATTTTAGATATTAATGGGGTTTTGAACACATTAGCTAATGATGTTGCTCCTATTAATCTGGAAAAGGACACTTCTATCATGAAACAATGGCTATACGAAGACTGGGACAGATTCATTAATTCATACAGAGCACTAAATAAGAGTTATCCATACAATATACAAGAATTAATAGAGAAAACTTATCTAATTCCTTTAGTTGAAGGTAATGAAATAGATTTTATATGGAATGAAAATTTCCAGAATGCATTAAAAAATGTTATAAGTGAGATAAATACAAAACTAAGTAAAATTATTCAAGGACATGAGCAAGAGGCAGAATATGGTATAGATATAGATTGGAAAAACGATATATGTCCGGACTATTATTTGAGAAATTGTAGAAAGATTACTAAAAAATATGTTTTTGTAGTAGAAGCCGAAGATTCTTGGGGCATACCCGCGTTTGATGATTCGGTTTTGATTAATCATTCATTTATAGTAATCTCGCCTACCAAAGAGTTAGGCTTTAAAAATTTGGTAGAATCTAATTGTCCCAATAGGTCAAACGGATGTCATAAAATTACATCTAATAAAAACGTCTATTACGGCATTGCTCCAGCCCCGTTATGGATTAAAGAAAGGCTTCACGGCCTCGAAGAGATAATAAGACAACAATCTACATCTACTACTCCTGTTGTTACTTCTGCTACAGAATCGCCCCAACAGAGTTTTACTACAGAAGAAAACGTTACAGATGAATTTCTGGATACTATTGATGAAAATAATGAGTCTGTCCTCTTTTCCTCATCGCTTTTTGAGGGAAACGGATTATATCTAGTGGTTTATCCAGATGATAACTTTTATCTCTCATATTCTTTGGCTAAGTTGTGCTCAGAAATTTCCAAACTTAAAACAGGAAAAGGGCATATTACCATAGTCTCAACGGAAAGGGATGAGCTAAGGAATACTTCATTAATTAGAGGCGCGTATGCAAGTGACGATGTTATATTGTTAGAAAAGCGAAATTACCCTGATGCATTTCTTGATAGACTCGGAAGAACTATCTCAGAAATGTCCGTTTCAGGGAATCATTTCGTTATCATGCCAAAGGAAATATACGACAAACTACCTATCTCGGTTTACGGTAAGCCTAAAAAGGTACTCATAGTAAAAGACGGAAAAGATATAGGCATTCTAAGTTATGCTGCAACCGGCTTTGTGGACGATAAACTAATTACGGGAAATTCAGATGCTTTGTTTAGGATTAACAGAGGAGAAGAAATGTTATTATCTCATCCGTTTAGAATAATAATGACTAAATATCCTAATAAGATAGCTTATACTGAAAATGAAAGCGAAGATCATTTGAGGCTTAAGGTTTTTGCTGTATATCATGGAATTTATAATATGAATCAAAGACCTGAGGAAGTAGTTACGGAAGCTCAGATAAATAACGTCAGGCCTGATGTAAAAATAAGTAACATCGTAGTAGTAGATGCAAAAGTATACTATGGTTTCGGTCCAGCAATTATATCAAAAATAATAGAAGCTGCAAGTAATTACGCTAACCTTTTCAATAGCGTTTGGATAGCAATTAAGCCAATTCACTACTTATTATTCGGAAGGACGTTAAAAGTAAGCTTAGTAAATTCCAACCTTGGCGGGAAAGTGAGAATTGTTATTCCTATTAAAGAAAATAAAAATTATGTCTTAGTAGACTCCAGTGAGTTTGAAGATAGGATAGCTAGGGTGATTCTGTAGCCCTATATAGGGCTCTTGAATCGCTATTCACACTCTCGATCTCAATAAAGTCCGCTTTCCTCAAGATTCTCTTGGTTCTAAAGATCCAATTTCCCCCTTAGCCATCTTTTAACTGAGTAGCGTTCCTATTCTTATTTAACCTCTTCAAAGCCTTTATTAAACGATCTTCCCCTACCTCTTCAGCAACCTCCCAGATTATCCTAAAGATCTCTATCCTCTTATTAACAGATTCCTTGTACTTCAAGAAGGCTTTGGGAGTAAGCGGACCCATGACTGGCTTATTACCTTCACACCTCAAATATATGGAGTCCATCTCGCTAGTTAAAGGCGAGACATAAGGATTAACTTTAGATATGGCATCTATTAAAAACGTGGTTAAGAGTCCTAAATCCCATTTACCAGCCTTTTCCTTTGAGAAGCCTACTAAGTTAAGCAATAAATAACCGCCCGTATCCTTTCCTATGCCTATCATAGCGTAACCCGGGCTCTCATGTCTAGGCTCATAAACACCGGTAGAGTCGAAAACGTAAAGCTTGGGCTCACACTCTGCAGTTATCGCACCCAATATTAAGCTAACGTCAGATTCGACACCACTACTCCTAAGGTTGTAAAATCTCTTAGCTAAAATGTCTTGAACTTCATCTATTAGCGTATCGAATTCAGCCGAGTTAGGCAACCTCTGCTCCCTTTTAATGAACCCCCCTAAGATTGAGTCGATTAGGGAATAAGACTGCTTAACTAAAGAAGCAGAACCGGAACCGCCAACCACTGCCAAGTCGTATTCAGTTGAATTCAAGACCCTGAATATTAAGTGCAACTTCCTCTCTTCGGTAGCTATAACACCGGAAGTAGACCTACTGTCTGAGGCAATTAAAATACCGTTACCCCAAACCAAACCTATAATAAAAGTCATACAACCACATACTTACTATACATCTTTATAATATAAAATATAATTTATCTTGACTCTCTATTGGACATTTTCATACTATTTTTAGTATTTTTTGTAAAAAGGTTTTTAATTTACACTATTAAGAAAGTGAAGATTGGCACGTACTTATGAATGGTTTAAACGGGCGATTCACGGCTCCATTGCGAATTGTAATATTCTCTATGAATTAGAATAATTCAATGAAAAAATTATTGTGTATATTTCTAATAAAGTGAGAAGAATAAGGAATAATATAATATTATTACAATAATGAGAAAACAAGTTGATAGGTTATAGTTATTAGCTATGATCCGAGCGCTCTGAAGTATCCTCCAGGGAGAGTGAAACTTGCCGAACTTTCCAAGAGAATTGAAAGACTCAAACAAGTTGTTGGATTTGAGCCACTTCCAGAACTCCTTGGGAGCTGAGAGGTAGCCCAAGAGCCTCGGACAAGCCTCGCGCTTAATCTCTCAGCTCTCTACAGATGAGATTATAGCATTCAAGGCCTCCCTCTCCTCCTTAGTTGCGTTACGCTTCAAGTGAACCAAACAGTTCTGCCTCCATACTTGAAGACCAGCCAAGGAAATCGCCTTATCCAATGCCTTAGTTCAGCTAGCTACTATAAGAATGAAACTATGCTTCTTCCATACCTCAACCAAGAGCCTCCAGTACCCTGTAGCATCTTCCTCCCTGCTCAAGATAATCTCAAGAACAGCCCTCTTACCTTCCTCTGTCACGCCAATAGCCGAGAGGAGGACTCCCCTTCTCTCTTTGAGCTTCACGTACTTCCCGTCAACTATTACATGCTTGAAATCACCACTCGCTTGGGTCTCGGGCGTCTAAAGCTTGGCGTTTAACTTATCTCCTAGCACGGAATAGAGGATTATTAGAGTCTTGAATATTTTCTTCTCTTCCCTTAGTAGTCTTTTCTCTACTTGGGTTTTTATCCTTTCCTTATTCCCTTACAGTATAGGTAGTTTAATTGAGATTCACTCTAGTTTGTAAATGGCTTCTCTTCCTTCTAGCATGATCTTGAATTCTTTGAGGAATCTGTACTTTGCGTAACCTTTCCTTCTTATCTCCTTTTTCCTTGCGTACTTTGGGCTAGTTCTTTAAGCTTCTTCTAGGGTTATTCTCCTCCTCCTACGGGGAATTCACGCAAAACTAGAGAACGAATAAAAACCAAGTATTACAAGAGTAAAATAAATAAGCAAATAAGGGGAAAATTAACACAAGCTCAAAAACTCTGAGGGGATCAAACCCCGTGTAGGAGGTTGTAACCAAATACTCTAAGGGCCAAAACACTTAATACTATACAAAGAAAACAAGGTACTATGACCACAAGAAATATATAGGGGCACATGATTGACACCCGTAAATTCTCGATTCCCTTAGCTCTATTAGAGGCGAAGCATGTGGTGTCTTCTATTGCCCTATAATGTATGTGTGTAGGAATGCTAGGAATTCGTTGAACTCCTTTGGAGCTTTATACTTTGTCCTAGCGTTCCTATTCTCCTCTGCTAGTAAATCCCACTAATGTTCAAAGACGTAGAAGGGGAACATCAACTTATATCTAGTTATGACGTTCTCGTCGTACTTGTGCAAATCCCTCTTGTACTTACCCTTTCCCATGGGTAATACTTAACGAAATAATCTATAAACTTTTTGTACAATTCTGAAGCAACCCACAAAGCACTAAGGAGTAAAGCATTGAAAAAGTAGTGAGTGAAAGTTTAGGTCCAGGGTGCTTTTATGTTCTTATTCGTTTAAAAAGCCTCCTCTTCTCTCTTTATAAAAAATTTCCTAAGAATTATTCGATTTCTCTTTTTCCGTCTCTTTTTGTAGTTCCTTTCTTGCTTCACTCTCAACTTCTGCCATAAATTCATCTAATTCATCAGCTTTTACCAACTCCTTATTAACTTCTGCTATACTTTTCATAAATTCTATCATTTCATTTTGGTGGTCTCTAACTTCTTCCAAATACTTTTCATCTATTTCCTCCCTCCCTACTATATAATCAGCAGTTTCAGCAGCCCTAGCTAAATAGGCTGTGTATAGCAAACTATCGAAAAGTTCCTGAAAACCTAGATCTAGCATTGTTATTACTTGATCGATTAAATATGGCTTTTCTTTGTAGAAGTTTAATAATTGCTTGCTTTCATTTGGCAAGTTTTTGCAAATCTCGTCTTCCGTGCGTTCTTCTATACATTTTTCAATTATATCAAGTAGTTGTTTGTATACATCTTTAAATTGGGCTGCGGCTGTAATTTTCTTTCTTAATTCCAGAAGTTCCTTATAGGCCCTTTGGTTAGCTGGCTTCCTTAAATAATTTACTAGACTATCATAAGTTTCTGCTAGTTGTTTTTCTCCGATTTGTCTTAAGAGTTTCGCAGTTACTGCTAAGAGACTTGGAATTTGGGATTTCCCTATAGGATCGTGACCTAATTTTTCGATAATCTTCCCAGCGTTTAAAGCTTGTCTTA
The genomic region above belongs to Saccharolobus caldissimus and contains:
- a CDS encoding DNA/RNA non-specific endonuclease — protein: MSNLSDKEDKEKINKITEDNEEWDIQEHEGVNEVKKKEPNLPPPGSPTPSNQISISSDSPPDPSTNKRTELSDYEIKVLEALILANLGSRTLENIEKNHGISFVAGDVIKALSDLVELDVEKVSSIINNLLNKNCISQTGSTIFGFSVNCNLLNVNLGLIDDYLLGRAFLVTDFSKNEEIKRIILHLIKKVNLEFLHHYIDLKSLPKSFLFSLSYIFGYIENYKDYSYIIKELNKNPPKFNTRVLLQDQYLKHLIGLLLKGKELFKDKNAKLADFKKDISSFLKNVIPREKYKMLIDSNMILDINGVLNTLANDVAPINLEKDTSIMKQWLYEDWDRFINSYRALNKSYPYNIQELIEKTYLIPLVEGNEIDFIWNENFQNALKNVISEINTKLSKIIQGHEQEAEYGIDIDWKNDICPDYYLRNCRKITKKYVFVVEAEDSWGIPAFDDSVLINHSFIVISPTKELGFKNLVESNCPNRSNGCHKITSNKNVYYGIAPAPLWIKERLHGLEEIIRQQSTSTTPVVTSATESPQQSFTTEENVTDEFLDTIDENNESVLFSSSLFEGNGLYLVVYPDDNFYLSYSLAKLCSEISKLKTGKGHITIVSTERDELRNTSLIRGAYASDDVILLEKRNYPDAFLDRLGRTISEMSVSGNHFVIMPKEIYDKLPISVYGKPKKVLIVKDGKDIGILSYAATGFVDDKLITGNSDALFRINRGEEMLLSHPFRIIMTKYPNKIAYTENESEDHLRLKVFAVYHGIYNMNQRPEEVVTEAQINNVRPDVKISNIVVVDAKVYYGFGPAIISKIIEAASNYANLFNSVWIAIKPIHYLLFGRTLKVSLVNSNLGGKVRIVIPIKENKNYVLVDSSEFEDRIARVIL
- a CDS encoding conjugal transfer protein yields the protein MKKKRKSTFVNFLLNSLSFFDAALAIYERIQKGEKPYSDIKSLEEQKIFNIARSFETLSKAFLATYGTLIIYPALLISVVKKGYVKAPRHFQKIINSLNILVRQALNAGKIIEKLGHDPIGKSQIPSLLAVTAKLLRQIGEKQLAETYDSLVNYLRKPANQRAYKELLELRKKITAAAQFKDVYKQLLDIIEKCIEERTEDEICKNLPNESKQLLNFYKEKPYLIDQVITMLDLGFQELFDSLLYTAYLARAAETADYIVGREEIDEKYLEEVRDHQNEMIEFMKSIAEVNKELVKADELDEFMAEVESEARKELQKETEKEKSNNS